From a region of the Nitrospirota bacterium genome:
- the ispH gene encoding 4-hydroxy-3-methylbut-2-enyl diphosphate reductase, with translation MKVIVAKRAGFCFGVRRAIDIAFDVAKRKKGGVFTFGPLIHNPQVIEKLKEVGVMPVSNLKDLGKRNIQAIIIRTHGIPFQKMQLLSQKKGYEIVDATCPFVKKAQQYAKLLKEEGYQVIILGDKHHPEVKGIISYAGKGSAVVSVESPLRTLRERVGIVVQTTQPIDSLKKLLSRAIEKTKEIKVYNTICNSTRLRLKETEEMADRVDAMVVVGGKNSANTTQLANLSRSLSVPTYHIETSDELKKNWFKGAKTVGITAGASTPDWIINDVKKRVKDIGGSLCYGNP, from the coding sequence ATGAAGGTAATTGTGGCAAAAAGGGCAGGGTTTTGTTTTGGCGTAAGAAGGGCAATAGATATAGCCTTTGATGTGGCAAAGAGGAAAAAAGGAGGCGTATTTACATTTGGCCCGCTTATACATAATCCGCAGGTCATAGAAAAGCTCAAGGAAGTTGGTGTAATGCCAGTGAGCAATTTGAAAGACCTCGGAAAAAGGAATATTCAGGCTATTATAATTAGAACCCATGGAATCCCCTTTCAAAAGATGCAGTTGCTTTCCCAGAAGAAAGGCTATGAGATAGTAGATGCAACCTGCCCGTTTGTAAAAAAAGCCCAACAATATGCTAAACTTCTAAAGGAGGAGGGCTATCAGGTCATTATATTGGGCGACAAGCACCATCCTGAGGTCAAGGGCATTATAAGTTATGCAGGCAAAGGTTCTGCCGTAGTGTCTGTGGAGTCACCCTTGCGGACTTTAAGGGAAAGGGTCGGTATTGTGGTGCAGACCACACAGCCCATCGATAGCCTAAAAAAACTCCTTTCAAGGGCAATAGAGAAAACAAAGGAGATAAAAGTATATAATACAATATGCAATTCTACCCGACTCAGGCTGAAGGAGACAGAGGAAATGGCAGACAGGGTTGATGCCATGGTAGTTGTTGGCGGGAAAAACAGTGCAAACACTACACAGCTTGCCAACCTATCGAGGTCTTTGTCAGTGCCTACATATCATATCGAGACATCGGATGAGCTAAAGAAAAACTGGTTCAAGGGTGCAAAGACAGTTGGTATAACCGCAGGTGCATCTACTCCGGATTGGATTATAAATGATGTCAAAAAAAGAGTTAAAGATATAGGAGGAAGCCTTTGTTATGGAAATCCGTGA